The following proteins are encoded in a genomic region of Oncorhynchus keta strain PuntledgeMale-10-30-2019 chromosome 6, Oket_V2, whole genome shotgun sequence:
- the LOC118385056 gene encoding uncharacterized protein LOC118385056 isoform X24 — MFSGDEDNPDKAPAMWCGGVRCVRMQCFTRTMARASDLQHMGTRRHPTLLRISLLVLLLHVARGDASVETISVLMSNASSTPPPTSLTTPHPSPLHTASSNMTNEPMASTMPSPSTILHSTSPIITSTTNMTSKNATSPGPSTPLPITVTSNATTESAEVHCNFSQLCANQSVYYWMVLAVDVTGDLKNESDISGWFRALFHSVLDSCEPSNPEQANGTNLTDTLPTTSVSPTYPTPYNMTTWLYNFTTTTLSQNFTNFTTTTPSQTFTNFTTTTLSQNFTNFTTTTPSQNFTNFTTTTLSQNFTNFTTTTPSQNFTNFNMTTRSQDFTNFNMTTLTTNMTTLLYNSTPPHNRSMSAPPYNHSMTTLSSSWPHSTTSEEHEGGNMTAASLFQDIEVTCVNKTGIRRTNCTVLLRTRKPTFPCCLQRALVLGQENSSIQTHIVGNRVERVGKGLCAGQLPPSNGFAKCTGFLNGTLPLPNTCHTPGPVNISCGHAGTVYVPLGNQTQMDCGMPPKPPIDSEIVCNCSSYCYGTGKYNIYNYSSYCYGTGKYNIYNYSSYCYGTGKYNIYNYSSYYYGTGKYNIYNYSSYCYGTGKYNIYNYSSYCYGTGKYNIYNYSSYCYGTGKYNIYNYSSYCYGTAAYYTLGIQIKDPTMNISKIFYMIDQLKTPPPCNNSSETHPPCPLPIISTIYQDAHVECNGANTNLQSCRVIVRLNRSVPICAVSTALMTVFNDKHGIGYNGTVTRAAICGYPGSSGGLLNSTFTWESINLNTTLFCEAEKTTVIVSCKQGKNVCVLLNEMCDPMPPSTSPSPMANTTLPATTILPPPPNVTIHLNTPYVPLNTTLAPLNTTSKAPNTTPTAPNTTIAMTTRGNTTTNSSTPIIPPVNPTTASPKYTTTAVTTTPYVPLNTTLAPLNTTSKAPNTTPSAPNTTIAMTTQGNTTTNSSTPIIPPVNPTTASPKYTTTAVTTTPYVPLNTTLAPLNTTSKAPNTTPSAPNTTIAMTTQGNTTTNSSTPIIPPVNPTTASPKYTTTAVTTTTAAPNTTAASSEEQANQLLDLTSNVSKLNSSQVDQLVSQLEALLAGPNVSLGLGKTSVKIVSNLLGASSDTLASSSTKIIGIVDTVGLKLVVQQEATILTKSVAVAIKTVDGTNFQQTSFSIPDPNNVQIRGDGRARRSVRTEASSLPQGSVTFPSSLTANLSHEQQLQASRLQFNFYQKATVFQDRALGDSRLYSGILGASVANLSIKSLQQDVVITLRNTEPVPANVVVSCVFWDFGLNDGSGGWNRKGCSVRNSTENETVCACNHLTSFGVLLDISRTGITNHLQATILTYITYIGCGISAIFLSVTLLTYLAFGKLRKDIPSKILIQLCVALLFLNLVFLVDAWLALYPDAVGLCISTAWFLHYFLLASFTWMGLEAVHMYLALVKVFNTYIKRYMLKFSLVGWGVPLLVVIVVIAVDKNNYGLVSYGKYSDNSPTDDFCWLKNNIAFYVSVVAYFCVIFLLNLSMFVMVMVQLCRIKSQNPHNMRHRNGLQDLRSVVGITLLLGLTWGFAFFAWGPVNLAFMYLFAIFNSFQGFFIFVFHCAVKENVRRQWRTYLCCGRLRLAENSDWSRTATQKTEKKSLSVTRATSFRSGNSSQFNHTSSSSFLTGDSPERPSGATGSLFDDRTITALEELNSDVVLNEVNSQFRTQS, encoded by the exons ATGTTTTCTGGAGATGAGGACAACCCCGACAAGGCGCcagctatgtggtgtggtggagtGCGCTGTGTCCGTATGCAGTGTTTCACCAG AACGATGGCCAGAGCCTCTGATCTCCAACACATGGGAACTAGGAGACATCCAACCCTGCTCCGGATATCCCTGCTGGTCCTTCTTCTCCATGTAGCCAGAG GAGATGCCTCTGTAGAAACAATCTCGGTGCTCATGTCTAATGCATCCTCGACCCCACCCCCCACATCCCTCACAACCCCTCACCCATCACCACTGCACACTGCCTCATCCAACATGACTAATGAACCAATGGCATCCACCATGCCATCTCCATCCACTATTCTGCACTCGACTTCGCCCATCATAACGTCCACTACCAACA TGACCTCTAAAAATGCCACATCTCCAGGACCCTCCACTCCTTTGCCAATAACAGTCACCTCTAATGCCACTACGG agTCAGCAGAGGTGCATTGTAACTTCTCACAGCTCTGTGCCAATCAGT CTGTGTACTACTGGATGGTCCTTGCGGTGGATGTGACTGGAGATCTGAAGAATGAATCAGACATCAGTGGCTGG TTCAGGGCTTTATTTCATTCTGTCTTGGACTCCTGTGAGCCCTCCAACCCTGAACAAGCAAATGGCACAAATTTGACTGACACACTGCCAACTACCTCTGTCAGTCCAACATATCCCACCCcctacaacatgacaacatggttaTACAACTTCACCACGACAACACTATCCCAGAACTTCACCAACTTCACCACGACAACACCATCCCAGACCTTCACCAACTTCACCACGACAACACTATCCCAGAACTTCACCAACTTCACCACGACAACACCATCCCAGAACTTCACCAACTTCACCACGACAACACTATCCCAGAACTTCACCAACTTCACCACGACAACACCATCCCAGAACTTCACCAACTTCAACATGACAACACGATCCCAGGACTTCACCAACTTCAACATGACAACATTGACAACTAACATGACAACTTTGCTTTACAATAGTACTCCCCCACACAACCGTAGCATGTCCGCCCCACCCTACAACCATAGCATGACAACTCTGTCTTCCAGCTGGCCCCATAGCACCACAAG TGAGGAGCATGAAGGTGGAAATATGACTGCTGCCAGCCTGTTTCAA GACATTGAGGTGACGTGTGTCAATAAAACAGGGATCAG GAGGACTAACTGCACTGTGCTGCTGAGGACGAGGAAGCCAACGTTTCCCTGTTGTTTACAGCGAGCCCTGGTGCTGGGTCAGGAGAACAGCTCCATACAAACCCATATAGTGGGAaatagagtggagagagtgg GTAAGGGTCTGTGTGCAGGCCAATTGCCTCCAAGTAATGGTTTTGCAAAGTGCACCGGCTTCCTGAATGGCACTCTCCCTCTTCCAAACACGTGTCACACTCCAGGGCCTGTCAATATCTCATG TGGACATGCAGGGACTGTTTACGTACCACTTGGAAATCAAACCCAAATGGACTGTGGTATGCCCCCTAAACCTCCCATCG ATTCGGAGATTGTCTGCAACTGCTCCTCTTACTGCTATGGTACAGGTAAATACAATATTTACAACTACTCTTCTTACTGCTATGGTACAGGTAAATACAATATTTACAACTACTCCTCTTACTGCTATGGTACAG GTAAATACAATATTTACAACTACTCCTCTTACTACTATGGTACAGGTAAATACAATATTTACAACTACTCCTCTTACTGCTATGGTACAG GTAAATACAATATTTACAACTACTCCTCTTACTGCTATGGTACAGGTAAATACAATATTTACAACTACTCCTCTTACTGCTATGGTACAG GTAAATACAATATTTACAACTACTCCTCTTACTGCTATGGTACAG ctGCATACTATACTTTGGGCATACAGATCAAAGATCCCACTATGAATATTTCAAAAATCTTCTATATG ATTGATCAGCTAAAAACTCCTCCACCCTGCAACAACTCCTCAGAGACACA TCCTCCCTGTCCCTTGCCCATCATATCAACTATCTACCAG GATGCTCATGTGGAATGCAATGGCGCAAATACCAA TCTCCAAAGCTGCAGGGTTATCGTGCGCCTCAACCGTTCGGTGCCTATATGTGCAGTCAGTACTGCATTGATGACTGTGTTCAATGACAAGCATGGTATTGGCTATAATGGAACGGTGACCCGAGCAG CCATTTGTGGCTACCCAGGATCCAGTGGCGGTCTATTGAATTCAACCTTCACTTGGGAGAGTATCAACCTCAACACCACTTTGTTCTGTGAGGCTGAAAAGACCACTGTCATTGTCAGCTG CAAACAAGggaaaaatgtgtgtgtgctcctgaATGAAATGTGCGACCCCATGCCTCCTTCTACATCGCCCAGCCCAATGGCCAACACCACTTTACCTGCAACAACAATACTGCCTCCTCCACCCAATGTCACTATACACCTAAACACCCCCTACGTCCCATTGAACACAACATTAGCTCCACTAAACACCACTTCTAAAGCTCCAAATACTACACCAACAGCTCCAAATACAACCATCGCCATGACAACCCGGGGTAATACCACTACAAACTCATCAACACCCATCATTCCACCAGTGAATCCCACAACAGCTTCCCCAAAGTACACCACGACAGCTGTTACAACAACCCCCTACGTCCCATTGAACACAACATTAGCTCCACTAAACACCACTTCTAAAGCTCCAAATACTACACCATCAGCTCCAAATACAACCATCGCCATGACAACCCAGGGTAATACCACTACAAACTCATCAACACCCATCATTCCACCAGTGAATCCCACAACAGCTTCCCCAAAGTACACCACGACAGCTGTTACAACAACCCCCTACGTCCCATTGAACACAACATTAGCTCCACTAAACACCACTTCTAAAGCTCCAAATACTACACCATCAGCTCCAAATACAACCATCGCCATGACAACCCAGGGTAATACCACTACAAACTCATCAACACCCATCATTCCACCAGTGAATCCCACAACAGCTTCCCCAAAGTACACCACGACAGCTGTTACAACAACCACCGCAG CGCCCAACACCACAGCAGCTAGTAGTGAAGAGCAGGCCAATCAGCTGCTGGATCTGACTAGTAACGTGTCCAAGCTCAACTCCTCCCAGGTGGACCAGCTGGTGTCCCAGCTAGAGGCCCTGCTGGCCGGACCCAATGTCAGCCTGGGTCTGGGGAAAACCTCTGTCAAAATCGTTAGCAACCTGCTGGGTGCCTCCTCTGACACGCtggcctcctcctccaccaa GATCATTGGGATTGTTGATACGGTGGGCCTGAAGCTGGTCGTTCAGCAAGAGGCTACGATTTTAACCAAGTCGGTTGCTGTCGCTATCAAAACAGTGGACGGCACTAATTTCCAGCAAACATCTTTCTCCATCCCGGACCCCAACAATGTGCAG ATCCGTGGAGATGGCAGAGCCAGGAGAAGTGTGAGAACAGAGGCGTCCTCCCTTCCCCAGGGCTCCGTCacgttcccctcctccctcacagCGAACCTCTcccatgagcagcagctacaagCATCCAGACTCCAGTTCAACTTCTACcagaaggccactgtgttccag GACCGAGCCCTGGGAGACAGCAGGCTGTACAGTGGGATACTGGGAGCCAGTGTGGCCAACCTGTCAATCAAATCTCTGCAGCAGGACGTGGTGATCACCCTGAGAAACACTGAGCCCGTCCCA GCAAATGTCGTGGTTTCATGTGTTTTCTGGGACTTTGGCTTGAATG ATGGCTCAGGAGGCTGGAACCGAAAAGGCTGCTCTGTCAGGAACAGCACAGAAAATGAGACTGTCTGTGCCTGTAACCATCTCACCAGCTTCGGTGTGCTACTG GACATCTCCAGAACGGGCATAACCAATCATCTCCAGGCCACAATCCTCACCTACATCACCTACATCGGCTGTGGTATCTCCGCCATCTTCCTCTCCGTCACTCTGCTCACCTACCTGGCCTTTGG GAAACTGCGTAAGGACATCCCATCTAAGATCCTGATCCAGCTGTGTGTGGCTCTGTTGTTTTTAAACCTGGTGTTCCTGGTGGATGCCTGGCTGGCCCTCTACCCTGACGCTGTGGGCCTGTGCATCTCCACCGCCTGGTTCCTGCACTACTTCCTGCTGGCTTCTTTCACCTGGATGGGCCTGGAGGCCGTCCACATGTACCTGGCCCTCGTCAAGGTCTTCAACACATACATAAAACGCTACATGCTCAAGTTCTCTCTCGTCGGCTGGG GCGTCCCACTCCTTGTGGTCATCGTCGTTATTGCTGTTGATAAGAACAATTACGGCCTCGTTAGctacggaaagtattcagataaCTCCCCTACAGATGACTT CTGCTGGCTGAAGAACAACATTGCCTTCTACGTATCTGTGGTGGCCTACTTCTGTGTCATCTTCCTGTTGAACCTCAGCATGTTTGTGATGGTGATGGTTCAGCTGTGTCGGATAAAGAGTcagaacccccacaacatgaggcACCGTAACGGGCTGCAGGACCTGCGCAGTGTGGTTGGGATCACCCTACTCCTGGGCCTCACCTGGGGCTTTGCCTTCTTTGCCTGGGGGCCTGTCAACCTGGCCTTCATGTACCTCTTCGCCATCTTCAACTCCTTTCAAG
- the LOC118385056 gene encoding uncharacterized protein LOC118385056 isoform X30, whose product MFSGDEDNPDKAPAMWCGGVRCVRMQCFTRTMARASDLQHMGTRRHPTLLRISLLVLLLHVARGDASVETISVLMSNASSTPPPTSLTTPHPSPLHTASSNMTNEPMASTMPSPSTILHSTSPIITSTTNMTSKNATSPGPSTPLPITVTSNATTESAEVHCNFSQLCANQSVYYWMVLAVDVTGDLKNESDISGWFRALFHSVLDSCEPSNPEQANGTNLTDTLPTTSVSPTYPTPYNMTTWLYNFTTTTLSQNFTNFTTTTPSQTFTNFTTTTLSQNFTNFTTTTPSQNFTNFTTTTLSQNFTNFTTTTPSQNFTNFNMTTRSQDFTNFNMTTLTTNMTTLLYNSTPPHNRSMSAPPYNHSMTTLSSSWPHSTTSEEHEGGNMTAASLFQDIEVTCVNKTGIRRTNCTVLLRTRKPTFPCCLQRALVLGQENSSIQTHIVGNRVERVGKGLCAGQLPPSNGFAKCTGFLNGTLPLPNTCHTPGPVNISCGHAGTVYVPLGNQTQMDCGMPPKPPIDSEIVCNCSSYCYGTGKYNIYNYSSYCYGTGKYNIYNYSSYCYGTGKYNIYNYSSYYYGTGKYNIYNYSSYCYGTGKYNIYNYSSYCYGTAAYYTLGIQIKDPTMNISKIFYMIDQLKTPPPCNNSSETHPPCPLPIISTIYQDAHVECNGANTNLQSCRVIVRLNRSVPICAVSTALMTVFNDKHGIGYNGTVTRAAICGYPGSSGGLLNSTFTWESINLNTTLFCEAEKTTVIVSCKQGKNVCVLLNEMCDPMPPSTSPSPMANTTLPATTILPPPPNVTIHLNTPYVPLNTTLAPLNTTSKAPNTTPTAPNTTIAMTTRGNTTTNSSTPIIPPVNPTTASPKYTTTAVTTTPYVPLNTTLAPLNTTSKAPNTTPSAPNTTIAMTTQGNTTTNSSTPIIPPVNPTTASPKYTTTAVTTTPYVPLNTTLAPLNTTSKAPNTTPSAPNTTIAMTTQGNTTTNSSTPIIPPVNPTTASPKYTTTAVTTTTAAPNTTAASSEEQANQLLDLTSNVSKLNSSQVDQLVSQLEALLAGPNVSLGLGKTSVKIVSNLLGASSDTLASSSTKIIGIVDTVGLKLVVQQEATILTKSVAVAIKTVDGTNFQQTSFSIPDPNNVQIRGDGRARRSVRTEASSLPQGSVTFPSSLTANLSHEQQLQASRLQFNFYQKATVFQDRALGDSRLYSGILGASVANLSIKSLQQDVVITLRNTEPVPANVVVSCVFWDFGLNDGSGGWNRKGCSVRNSTENETVCACNHLTSFGVLLDISRTGITNHLQATILTYITYIGCGISAIFLSVTLLTYLAFGKLRKDIPSKILIQLCVALLFLNLVFLVDAWLALYPDAVGLCISTAWFLHYFLLASFTWMGLEAVHMYLALVKVFNTYIKRYMLKFSLVGWGVPLLVVIVVIAVDKNNYGLVSYGKYSDNSPTDDFCWLKNNIAFYVSVVAYFCVIFLLNLSMFVMVMVQLCRIKSQNPHNMRHRNGLQDLRSVVGITLLLGLTWGFAFFAWGPVNLAFMYLFAIFNSFQGFFIFVFHCAVKENVRRQWRTYLCCGRLRLAENSDWSRTATQKTEKKSLSVTRATSFRSGNSSQFNHTSSSSFLTGDSPERPSGATGSLFDDRTITALEELNSDVVLNEVNSQFRTQS is encoded by the exons ATGTTTTCTGGAGATGAGGACAACCCCGACAAGGCGCcagctatgtggtgtggtggagtGCGCTGTGTCCGTATGCAGTGTTTCACCAG AACGATGGCCAGAGCCTCTGATCTCCAACACATGGGAACTAGGAGACATCCAACCCTGCTCCGGATATCCCTGCTGGTCCTTCTTCTCCATGTAGCCAGAG GAGATGCCTCTGTAGAAACAATCTCGGTGCTCATGTCTAATGCATCCTCGACCCCACCCCCCACATCCCTCACAACCCCTCACCCATCACCACTGCACACTGCCTCATCCAACATGACTAATGAACCAATGGCATCCACCATGCCATCTCCATCCACTATTCTGCACTCGACTTCGCCCATCATAACGTCCACTACCAACA TGACCTCTAAAAATGCCACATCTCCAGGACCCTCCACTCCTTTGCCAATAACAGTCACCTCTAATGCCACTACGG agTCAGCAGAGGTGCATTGTAACTTCTCACAGCTCTGTGCCAATCAGT CTGTGTACTACTGGATGGTCCTTGCGGTGGATGTGACTGGAGATCTGAAGAATGAATCAGACATCAGTGGCTGG TTCAGGGCTTTATTTCATTCTGTCTTGGACTCCTGTGAGCCCTCCAACCCTGAACAAGCAAATGGCACAAATTTGACTGACACACTGCCAACTACCTCTGTCAGTCCAACATATCCCACCCcctacaacatgacaacatggttaTACAACTTCACCACGACAACACTATCCCAGAACTTCACCAACTTCACCACGACAACACCATCCCAGACCTTCACCAACTTCACCACGACAACACTATCCCAGAACTTCACCAACTTCACCACGACAACACCATCCCAGAACTTCACCAACTTCACCACGACAACACTATCCCAGAACTTCACCAACTTCACCACGACAACACCATCCCAGAACTTCACCAACTTCAACATGACAACACGATCCCAGGACTTCACCAACTTCAACATGACAACATTGACAACTAACATGACAACTTTGCTTTACAATAGTACTCCCCCACACAACCGTAGCATGTCCGCCCCACCCTACAACCATAGCATGACAACTCTGTCTTCCAGCTGGCCCCATAGCACCACAAG TGAGGAGCATGAAGGTGGAAATATGACTGCTGCCAGCCTGTTTCAA GACATTGAGGTGACGTGTGTCAATAAAACAGGGATCAG GAGGACTAACTGCACTGTGCTGCTGAGGACGAGGAAGCCAACGTTTCCCTGTTGTTTACAGCGAGCCCTGGTGCTGGGTCAGGAGAACAGCTCCATACAAACCCATATAGTGGGAaatagagtggagagagtgg GTAAGGGTCTGTGTGCAGGCCAATTGCCTCCAAGTAATGGTTTTGCAAAGTGCACCGGCTTCCTGAATGGCACTCTCCCTCTTCCAAACACGTGTCACACTCCAGGGCCTGTCAATATCTCATG TGGACATGCAGGGACTGTTTACGTACCACTTGGAAATCAAACCCAAATGGACTGTGGTATGCCCCCTAAACCTCCCATCG ATTCGGAGATTGTCTGCAACTGCTCCTCTTACTGCTATGGTACAGGTAAATACAATATTTACAACTACTCTTCTTACTGCTATGGTACAGGTAAATACAATATTTACAACTACTCCTCTTACTGCTATGGTACAG GTAAATACAATATTTACAACTACTCCTCTTACTACTATGGTACAGGTAAATACAATATTTACAACTACTCCTCTTACTGCTATGGTACAG GTAAATACAATATTTACAACTACTCCTCTTACTGCTATGGTACAG ctGCATACTATACTTTGGGCATACAGATCAAAGATCCCACTATGAATATTTCAAAAATCTTCTATATG ATTGATCAGCTAAAAACTCCTCCACCCTGCAACAACTCCTCAGAGACACA TCCTCCCTGTCCCTTGCCCATCATATCAACTATCTACCAG GATGCTCATGTGGAATGCAATGGCGCAAATACCAA TCTCCAAAGCTGCAGGGTTATCGTGCGCCTCAACCGTTCGGTGCCTATATGTGCAGTCAGTACTGCATTGATGACTGTGTTCAATGACAAGCATGGTATTGGCTATAATGGAACGGTGACCCGAGCAG CCATTTGTGGCTACCCAGGATCCAGTGGCGGTCTATTGAATTCAACCTTCACTTGGGAGAGTATCAACCTCAACACCACTTTGTTCTGTGAGGCTGAAAAGACCACTGTCATTGTCAGCTG CAAACAAGggaaaaatgtgtgtgtgctcctgaATGAAATGTGCGACCCCATGCCTCCTTCTACATCGCCCAGCCCAATGGCCAACACCACTTTACCTGCAACAACAATACTGCCTCCTCCACCCAATGTCACTATACACCTAAACACCCCCTACGTCCCATTGAACACAACATTAGCTCCACTAAACACCACTTCTAAAGCTCCAAATACTACACCAACAGCTCCAAATACAACCATCGCCATGACAACCCGGGGTAATACCACTACAAACTCATCAACACCCATCATTCCACCAGTGAATCCCACAACAGCTTCCCCAAAGTACACCACGACAGCTGTTACAACAACCCCCTACGTCCCATTGAACACAACATTAGCTCCACTAAACACCACTTCTAAAGCTCCAAATACTACACCATCAGCTCCAAATACAACCATCGCCATGACAACCCAGGGTAATACCACTACAAACTCATCAACACCCATCATTCCACCAGTGAATCCCACAACAGCTTCCCCAAAGTACACCACGACAGCTGTTACAACAACCCCCTACGTCCCATTGAACACAACATTAGCTCCACTAAACACCACTTCTAAAGCTCCAAATACTACACCATCAGCTCCAAATACAACCATCGCCATGACAACCCAGGGTAATACCACTACAAACTCATCAACACCCATCATTCCACCAGTGAATCCCACAACAGCTTCCCCAAAGTACACCACGACAGCTGTTACAACAACCACCGCAG CGCCCAACACCACAGCAGCTAGTAGTGAAGAGCAGGCCAATCAGCTGCTGGATCTGACTAGTAACGTGTCCAAGCTCAACTCCTCCCAGGTGGACCAGCTGGTGTCCCAGCTAGAGGCCCTGCTGGCCGGACCCAATGTCAGCCTGGGTCTGGGGAAAACCTCTGTCAAAATCGTTAGCAACCTGCTGGGTGCCTCCTCTGACACGCtggcctcctcctccaccaa GATCATTGGGATTGTTGATACGGTGGGCCTGAAGCTGGTCGTTCAGCAAGAGGCTACGATTTTAACCAAGTCGGTTGCTGTCGCTATCAAAACAGTGGACGGCACTAATTTCCAGCAAACATCTTTCTCCATCCCGGACCCCAACAATGTGCAG ATCCGTGGAGATGGCAGAGCCAGGAGAAGTGTGAGAACAGAGGCGTCCTCCCTTCCCCAGGGCTCCGTCacgttcccctcctccctcacagCGAACCTCTcccatgagcagcagctacaagCATCCAGACTCCAGTTCAACTTCTACcagaaggccactgtgttccag GACCGAGCCCTGGGAGACAGCAGGCTGTACAGTGGGATACTGGGAGCCAGTGTGGCCAACCTGTCAATCAAATCTCTGCAGCAGGACGTGGTGATCACCCTGAGAAACACTGAGCCCGTCCCA GCAAATGTCGTGGTTTCATGTGTTTTCTGGGACTTTGGCTTGAATG ATGGCTCAGGAGGCTGGAACCGAAAAGGCTGCTCTGTCAGGAACAGCACAGAAAATGAGACTGTCTGTGCCTGTAACCATCTCACCAGCTTCGGTGTGCTACTG GACATCTCCAGAACGGGCATAACCAATCATCTCCAGGCCACAATCCTCACCTACATCACCTACATCGGCTGTGGTATCTCCGCCATCTTCCTCTCCGTCACTCTGCTCACCTACCTGGCCTTTGG GAAACTGCGTAAGGACATCCCATCTAAGATCCTGATCCAGCTGTGTGTGGCTCTGTTGTTTTTAAACCTGGTGTTCCTGGTGGATGCCTGGCTGGCCCTCTACCCTGACGCTGTGGGCCTGTGCATCTCCACCGCCTGGTTCCTGCACTACTTCCTGCTGGCTTCTTTCACCTGGATGGGCCTGGAGGCCGTCCACATGTACCTGGCCCTCGTCAAGGTCTTCAACACATACATAAAACGCTACATGCTCAAGTTCTCTCTCGTCGGCTGGG GCGTCCCACTCCTTGTGGTCATCGTCGTTATTGCTGTTGATAAGAACAATTACGGCCTCGTTAGctacggaaagtattcagataaCTCCCCTACAGATGACTT CTGCTGGCTGAAGAACAACATTGCCTTCTACGTATCTGTGGTGGCCTACTTCTGTGTCATCTTCCTGTTGAACCTCAGCATGTTTGTGATGGTGATGGTTCAGCTGTGTCGGATAAAGAGTcagaacccccacaacatgaggcACCGTAACGGGCTGCAGGACCTGCGCAGTGTGGTTGGGATCACCCTACTCCTGGGCCTCACCTGGGGCTTTGCCTTCTTTGCCTGGGGGCCTGTCAACCTGGCCTTCATGTACCTCTTCGCCATCTTCAACTCCTTTCAAG